In Syngnathus scovelli strain Florida chromosome 11, RoL_Ssco_1.2, whole genome shotgun sequence, one DNA window encodes the following:
- the tead3b gene encoding TEA domain family member 3 b isoform X3, producing MYGRNELIARYIKLRTGKTRTRKQVSSHIQVLARKKVREYQAGIKVSSHLQVLARRKSREIQSKLKAMNLDQASKDKALQNMAALSSAQIVSPSMIKNHLPPMPPAPYQPSRFWPAAIPGQPGPSQDIKPFAQPPYPSLSGPVPQSIPSYEPLAPPPAPTATAVPVWQDRTIASSKLRMLEYSAFMEVQRDPDTYSKHLFVHIGQTNPSYSDPLLEAVDIRQIYDKFPEKKGGLKELYEKGPQNAFFLVKFWADLNSSGMQDGPGSFYGVTSQYSSSENMTITVSTKVCSFGKQVVEKVETEYARLEGGKCVYRIHRSPMCEYMINFIHKLKHLPEKYMMNSVLENFTILQVVTNRDTQETLLCIAFVFEVSTSEHGAQYHVYRLVKD from the exons GACGCAATGAATTGATAGCGCGCTACATCAAACTGAGGacggggaagactcgcacaagaaaACAG GTGTCTAGTCACATACAGGTGTTAGCACGGAAGAAAGTTCGTGAATACCAGGCGGGTATCAAG GTTTCTAGCCACTTGCAGGTTCTCGCCCGGAGAAAATCTCGCGAGATCCAGTCAAAGCTAAAG GCGATGAATTTG GATCAGGCGTCCAAAGACAAAGCCTTGCAGAACATGGCGGCGCTGTCGTCGGCGCAGATCGTCTCGCCGAGCATGATCAAGAATCATCTTCCACCAATGCCCCCCGCCCCCTACCAGCCAAGCAGA TTCTGGCCTGCGGCAATTCCGGGACAGCCTGGACCCTCTCAGGA TATCAAACCTTTTGCACAGCCCCCCTACCCAAGCCTATCGGGTCCTGTACCGCAGTCCATACCAA GTTACGAGCCCTTGGCGCCGCCTCCCGCGCCCACGGCGACAGCGGTGCCAGTGTGGCAGGACCGGACCATTGCATCGTCAAAGCTGCGCATGTTGGAATATTCCGCCTTCATGGAAGTCCAAAGGGACCCAGACACT TACAGCAAACACCTGTTTGTCCATATAGGACAGACCAACCCCTCCTACAGCGACCCGCTCCTCGAGGCTGTGGACATCCGGCAGATCTACGATAAGTTCCCTGAGAAGAAGGGCGGTCTCAAGGAGCTTTACGAGAAAGGCCCTCAGAACGCATTTTTCCTGGTTAAATTTTGG GCCGACCTGAACAGCAGCGGCATGCAGGACGGCCCCGGTTCTTTCTACGGGGTCACCAGCCAGTACAGCAGCTCCGAGAACATGACCATCACCGTTTCAACCAAAGTCTGCTCCTTTGGGAAACAGGTGGTGGAAAAAGTCGAG ACAGAGTACGCCCGCCTGGAGGGGGGCAAGTGCGTTTACAGGATCCACCGCTCCCCCATGTGCGAGTACATGATCAACTTCATCCACAAGCTCAAACACTTGCCTGAAAAGTACATGATGAACAGTGTTCTTGAAAACTTCACCATCCTACAG GTGGTAACAAACCGCGACACCCAGGAGACGTTGCTGTGCATCGCGTTCGTGTTCGAGGTGTCCACGAGCGAACACGGCGCTCAGTACCACGTCTACAGACTTGTGAAGGActaa
- the tead3b gene encoding TEA domain family member 3 b isoform X5 → MYGRNELIARYIKLRTGKTRTRKQVSSHLQVLARRKSREIQSKLKDQASKDKALQNMAALSSAQIVSPSMIKNHLPPMPPAPYQPSRFWPAAIPGQPGPSQDIKPFAQPPYPSLSGPVPQSIPSYEPLAPPPAPTATAVPVWQDRTIASSKLRMLEYSAFMEVQRDPDTYSKHLFVHIGQTNPSYSDPLLEAVDIRQIYDKFPEKKGGLKELYEKGPQNAFFLVKFWADLNSSGMQDGPGSFYGVTSQYSSSENMTITVSTKVCSFGKQVVEKVETEYARLEGGKCVYRIHRSPMCEYMINFIHKLKHLPEKYMMNSVLENFTILQVVTNRDTQETLLCIAFVFEVSTSEHGAQYHVYRLVKD, encoded by the exons GACGCAATGAATTGATAGCGCGCTACATCAAACTGAGGacggggaagactcgcacaagaaaACAG GTTTCTAGCCACTTGCAGGTTCTCGCCCGGAGAAAATCTCGCGAGATCCAGTCAAAGCTAAAG GATCAGGCGTCCAAAGACAAAGCCTTGCAGAACATGGCGGCGCTGTCGTCGGCGCAGATCGTCTCGCCGAGCATGATCAAGAATCATCTTCCACCAATGCCCCCCGCCCCCTACCAGCCAAGCAGA TTCTGGCCTGCGGCAATTCCGGGACAGCCTGGACCCTCTCAGGA TATCAAACCTTTTGCACAGCCCCCCTACCCAAGCCTATCGGGTCCTGTACCGCAGTCCATACCAA GTTACGAGCCCTTGGCGCCGCCTCCCGCGCCCACGGCGACAGCGGTGCCAGTGTGGCAGGACCGGACCATTGCATCGTCAAAGCTGCGCATGTTGGAATATTCCGCCTTCATGGAAGTCCAAAGGGACCCAGACACT TACAGCAAACACCTGTTTGTCCATATAGGACAGACCAACCCCTCCTACAGCGACCCGCTCCTCGAGGCTGTGGACATCCGGCAGATCTACGATAAGTTCCCTGAGAAGAAGGGCGGTCTCAAGGAGCTTTACGAGAAAGGCCCTCAGAACGCATTTTTCCTGGTTAAATTTTGG GCCGACCTGAACAGCAGCGGCATGCAGGACGGCCCCGGTTCTTTCTACGGGGTCACCAGCCAGTACAGCAGCTCCGAGAACATGACCATCACCGTTTCAACCAAAGTCTGCTCCTTTGGGAAACAGGTGGTGGAAAAAGTCGAG ACAGAGTACGCCCGCCTGGAGGGGGGCAAGTGCGTTTACAGGATCCACCGCTCCCCCATGTGCGAGTACATGATCAACTTCATCCACAAGCTCAAACACTTGCCTGAAAAGTACATGATGAACAGTGTTCTTGAAAACTTCACCATCCTACAG GTGGTAACAAACCGCGACACCCAGGAGACGTTGCTGTGCATCGCGTTCGTGTTCGAGGTGTCCACGAGCGAACACGGCGCTCAGTACCACGTCTACAGACTTGTGAAGGActaa
- the tead3b gene encoding TEA domain family member 3 b isoform X1: MYGRNELIARYIKLRTGKTRTRKQVSSHIQVLARKKVREYQAGIKVSSHLQVLARRKSREIQSKLKAMNLDQASKDKALQNMAALSSAQIVSPSMIKNHLPPMPPAPYQPSRFWPAAIPGQPGPSQELVLDLNPGRTPGLGRTSHAIKPFAQPPYPSLSGPVPQSIPSYEPLAPPPAPTATAVPVWQDRTIASSKLRMLEYSAFMEVQRDPDTYSKHLFVHIGQTNPSYSDPLLEAVDIRQIYDKFPEKKGGLKELYEKGPQNAFFLVKFWADLNSSGMQDGPGSFYGVTSQYSSSENMTITVSTKVCSFGKQVVEKVETEYARLEGGKCVYRIHRSPMCEYMINFIHKLKHLPEKYMMNSVLENFTILQVVTNRDTQETLLCIAFVFEVSTSEHGAQYHVYRLVKD, encoded by the exons GACGCAATGAATTGATAGCGCGCTACATCAAACTGAGGacggggaagactcgcacaagaaaACAG GTGTCTAGTCACATACAGGTGTTAGCACGGAAGAAAGTTCGTGAATACCAGGCGGGTATCAAG GTTTCTAGCCACTTGCAGGTTCTCGCCCGGAGAAAATCTCGCGAGATCCAGTCAAAGCTAAAG GCGATGAATTTG GATCAGGCGTCCAAAGACAAAGCCTTGCAGAACATGGCGGCGCTGTCGTCGGCGCAGATCGTCTCGCCGAGCATGATCAAGAATCATCTTCCACCAATGCCCCCCGCCCCCTACCAGCCAAGCAGA TTCTGGCCTGCGGCAATTCCGGGACAGCCTGGACCCTCTCAGGA GCTGGTTCTAGATCTCAACCCGGGAAGGACTCCTGGGCTTGGTCGCACCAGCCATGC TATCAAACCTTTTGCACAGCCCCCCTACCCAAGCCTATCGGGTCCTGTACCGCAGTCCATACCAA GTTACGAGCCCTTGGCGCCGCCTCCCGCGCCCACGGCGACAGCGGTGCCAGTGTGGCAGGACCGGACCATTGCATCGTCAAAGCTGCGCATGTTGGAATATTCCGCCTTCATGGAAGTCCAAAGGGACCCAGACACT TACAGCAAACACCTGTTTGTCCATATAGGACAGACCAACCCCTCCTACAGCGACCCGCTCCTCGAGGCTGTGGACATCCGGCAGATCTACGATAAGTTCCCTGAGAAGAAGGGCGGTCTCAAGGAGCTTTACGAGAAAGGCCCTCAGAACGCATTTTTCCTGGTTAAATTTTGG GCCGACCTGAACAGCAGCGGCATGCAGGACGGCCCCGGTTCTTTCTACGGGGTCACCAGCCAGTACAGCAGCTCCGAGAACATGACCATCACCGTTTCAACCAAAGTCTGCTCCTTTGGGAAACAGGTGGTGGAAAAAGTCGAG ACAGAGTACGCCCGCCTGGAGGGGGGCAAGTGCGTTTACAGGATCCACCGCTCCCCCATGTGCGAGTACATGATCAACTTCATCCACAAGCTCAAACACTTGCCTGAAAAGTACATGATGAACAGTGTTCTTGAAAACTTCACCATCCTACAG GTGGTAACAAACCGCGACACCCAGGAGACGTTGCTGTGCATCGCGTTCGTGTTCGAGGTGTCCACGAGCGAACACGGCGCTCAGTACCACGTCTACAGACTTGTGAAGGActaa
- the tead3b gene encoding TEA domain family member 3 b isoform X4 produces the protein MYGRNELIARYIKLRTGKTRTRKQVSSHIQVLARKKVREYQAGIKAMNLDQASKDKALQNMAALSSAQIVSPSMIKNHLPPMPPAPYQPSRFWPAAIPGQPGPSQELVLDLNPGRTPGLGRTSHAIKPFAQPPYPSLSGPVPQSIPSYEPLAPPPAPTATAVPVWQDRTIASSKLRMLEYSAFMEVQRDPDTYSKHLFVHIGQTNPSYSDPLLEAVDIRQIYDKFPEKKGGLKELYEKGPQNAFFLVKFWADLNSSGMQDGPGSFYGVTSQYSSSENMTITVSTKVCSFGKQVVEKVETEYARLEGGKCVYRIHRSPMCEYMINFIHKLKHLPEKYMMNSVLENFTILQVVTNRDTQETLLCIAFVFEVSTSEHGAQYHVYRLVKD, from the exons GACGCAATGAATTGATAGCGCGCTACATCAAACTGAGGacggggaagactcgcacaagaaaACAG GTGTCTAGTCACATACAGGTGTTAGCACGGAAGAAAGTTCGTGAATACCAGGCGGGTATCAAG GCGATGAATTTG GATCAGGCGTCCAAAGACAAAGCCTTGCAGAACATGGCGGCGCTGTCGTCGGCGCAGATCGTCTCGCCGAGCATGATCAAGAATCATCTTCCACCAATGCCCCCCGCCCCCTACCAGCCAAGCAGA TTCTGGCCTGCGGCAATTCCGGGACAGCCTGGACCCTCTCAGGA GCTGGTTCTAGATCTCAACCCGGGAAGGACTCCTGGGCTTGGTCGCACCAGCCATGC TATCAAACCTTTTGCACAGCCCCCCTACCCAAGCCTATCGGGTCCTGTACCGCAGTCCATACCAA GTTACGAGCCCTTGGCGCCGCCTCCCGCGCCCACGGCGACAGCGGTGCCAGTGTGGCAGGACCGGACCATTGCATCGTCAAAGCTGCGCATGTTGGAATATTCCGCCTTCATGGAAGTCCAAAGGGACCCAGACACT TACAGCAAACACCTGTTTGTCCATATAGGACAGACCAACCCCTCCTACAGCGACCCGCTCCTCGAGGCTGTGGACATCCGGCAGATCTACGATAAGTTCCCTGAGAAGAAGGGCGGTCTCAAGGAGCTTTACGAGAAAGGCCCTCAGAACGCATTTTTCCTGGTTAAATTTTGG GCCGACCTGAACAGCAGCGGCATGCAGGACGGCCCCGGTTCTTTCTACGGGGTCACCAGCCAGTACAGCAGCTCCGAGAACATGACCATCACCGTTTCAACCAAAGTCTGCTCCTTTGGGAAACAGGTGGTGGAAAAAGTCGAG ACAGAGTACGCCCGCCTGGAGGGGGGCAAGTGCGTTTACAGGATCCACCGCTCCCCCATGTGCGAGTACATGATCAACTTCATCCACAAGCTCAAACACTTGCCTGAAAAGTACATGATGAACAGTGTTCTTGAAAACTTCACCATCCTACAG GTGGTAACAAACCGCGACACCCAGGAGACGTTGCTGTGCATCGCGTTCGTGTTCGAGGTGTCCACGAGCGAACACGGCGCTCAGTACCACGTCTACAGACTTGTGAAGGActaa
- the tead3b gene encoding TEA domain family member 3 b isoform X2 gives MYGRNELIARYIKLRTGKTRTRKQVSSHIQVLARKKVREYQAGIKVSSHLQVLARRKSREIQSKLKDQASKDKALQNMAALSSAQIVSPSMIKNHLPPMPPAPYQPSRFWPAAIPGQPGPSQELVLDLNPGRTPGLGRTSHAIKPFAQPPYPSLSGPVPQSIPSYEPLAPPPAPTATAVPVWQDRTIASSKLRMLEYSAFMEVQRDPDTYSKHLFVHIGQTNPSYSDPLLEAVDIRQIYDKFPEKKGGLKELYEKGPQNAFFLVKFWADLNSSGMQDGPGSFYGVTSQYSSSENMTITVSTKVCSFGKQVVEKVETEYARLEGGKCVYRIHRSPMCEYMINFIHKLKHLPEKYMMNSVLENFTILQVVTNRDTQETLLCIAFVFEVSTSEHGAQYHVYRLVKD, from the exons GACGCAATGAATTGATAGCGCGCTACATCAAACTGAGGacggggaagactcgcacaagaaaACAG GTGTCTAGTCACATACAGGTGTTAGCACGGAAGAAAGTTCGTGAATACCAGGCGGGTATCAAG GTTTCTAGCCACTTGCAGGTTCTCGCCCGGAGAAAATCTCGCGAGATCCAGTCAAAGCTAAAG GATCAGGCGTCCAAAGACAAAGCCTTGCAGAACATGGCGGCGCTGTCGTCGGCGCAGATCGTCTCGCCGAGCATGATCAAGAATCATCTTCCACCAATGCCCCCCGCCCCCTACCAGCCAAGCAGA TTCTGGCCTGCGGCAATTCCGGGACAGCCTGGACCCTCTCAGGA GCTGGTTCTAGATCTCAACCCGGGAAGGACTCCTGGGCTTGGTCGCACCAGCCATGC TATCAAACCTTTTGCACAGCCCCCCTACCCAAGCCTATCGGGTCCTGTACCGCAGTCCATACCAA GTTACGAGCCCTTGGCGCCGCCTCCCGCGCCCACGGCGACAGCGGTGCCAGTGTGGCAGGACCGGACCATTGCATCGTCAAAGCTGCGCATGTTGGAATATTCCGCCTTCATGGAAGTCCAAAGGGACCCAGACACT TACAGCAAACACCTGTTTGTCCATATAGGACAGACCAACCCCTCCTACAGCGACCCGCTCCTCGAGGCTGTGGACATCCGGCAGATCTACGATAAGTTCCCTGAGAAGAAGGGCGGTCTCAAGGAGCTTTACGAGAAAGGCCCTCAGAACGCATTTTTCCTGGTTAAATTTTGG GCCGACCTGAACAGCAGCGGCATGCAGGACGGCCCCGGTTCTTTCTACGGGGTCACCAGCCAGTACAGCAGCTCCGAGAACATGACCATCACCGTTTCAACCAAAGTCTGCTCCTTTGGGAAACAGGTGGTGGAAAAAGTCGAG ACAGAGTACGCCCGCCTGGAGGGGGGCAAGTGCGTTTACAGGATCCACCGCTCCCCCATGTGCGAGTACATGATCAACTTCATCCACAAGCTCAAACACTTGCCTGAAAAGTACATGATGAACAGTGTTCTTGAAAACTTCACCATCCTACAG GTGGTAACAAACCGCGACACCCAGGAGACGTTGCTGTGCATCGCGTTCGTGTTCGAGGTGTCCACGAGCGAACACGGCGCTCAGTACCACGTCTACAGACTTGTGAAGGActaa